A single Curtobacterium sp. MCSS17_015 DNA region contains:
- a CDS encoding acyltransferase family protein, translated as MAPQHGSFRTDVHAIRAVAVVLVLVYHLDVGWLRGGFVGVDAFFVVSGFLITGQLVRELHGTGRIDLPGFWARRARRLVPAGLLVLAVTAVASVLLFPREDWPTLGTQLAASAVSVENWALAASSTDYLAAGDPSTPFEHFWSLGVEEQFYLLWPMLLLLAWEAGRRGVVRIRAVAAVVVVVVVVSLVCSVVLTATDPAPAYFWPHTRAWEFGVGALLALAPAPTTAAHPRIGTGAAAVGWVGLVACGLLLTPSVPYPGIAAALPVVATALVIVGHNEDRTLTRLTTLPPVRWLGRVSYPLYLWHWPVALLLPRAVDLPTPARVAATVLLAGVLAHLTTVLVERPVTTGRLARLRPRVTFTVVAAGTALVLLAPTAGWAALTGQLREDSALAAELSTDGDRCWGAAAIAPGSGCAVSGLPGRGTTPSTMTAAYDVDPTWDDCEADATVVRSCVVGVPGGTRVALVGDSHAHQWSSALIALAEERGWELHLVVKGGCEFSHVDWSDVSDADRSRCGTWNRAVDRSLAAEAPFDLVFTSSRADLRGEPVGSDPARSAHEGYRASWQPLIDRGATVVAIRDTPAAGSGVQRCVDEHPDDIGSCSIDTERAFAAEDRLVDAARATRGAVVADLTSSFCTAGSCPAVIGNVLVYRDSHHLTRTYVTTLTAALGSRTDVALRDAG; from the coding sequence ATGGCACCGCAGCACGGCTCCTTCCGCACCGACGTCCACGCGATCCGCGCCGTGGCCGTCGTGCTCGTGCTCGTGTACCACCTCGACGTCGGCTGGCTCCGCGGTGGCTTCGTCGGCGTGGACGCCTTCTTCGTCGTCTCCGGGTTCCTCATCACCGGCCAGCTCGTCCGGGAGCTCCACGGCACCGGACGCATCGACCTCCCCGGGTTCTGGGCACGCCGCGCCCGCCGCCTCGTGCCCGCCGGACTGCTCGTCCTCGCCGTCACCGCCGTCGCGTCCGTGCTGCTGTTCCCCCGCGAGGACTGGCCGACCCTCGGCACGCAGCTCGCCGCCAGCGCCGTCTCGGTCGAGAACTGGGCGCTCGCCGCGTCGAGCACCGACTACCTGGCGGCGGGGGACCCCTCGACGCCGTTCGAGCACTTCTGGTCCCTCGGCGTCGAGGAGCAGTTCTACCTGCTCTGGCCGATGCTCCTGCTCCTCGCCTGGGAGGCCGGCCGACGCGGTGTCGTCCGCATCCGGGCGGTCGCCGCCGTCGTGGTCGTCGTGGTCGTGGTCTCCCTCGTCTGCTCGGTCGTCCTCACCGCCACGGACCCCGCCCCCGCCTACTTCTGGCCGCACACCCGGGCGTGGGAGTTCGGCGTCGGCGCGCTCCTCGCACTCGCCCCGGCACCGACGACGGCGGCTCACCCGCGGATCGGCACCGGGGCAGCCGCCGTCGGCTGGGTCGGACTCGTCGCCTGCGGGCTCCTCCTCACCCCGTCGGTGCCCTACCCGGGCATCGCCGCCGCCCTCCCCGTGGTGGCGACGGCCCTCGTGATCGTGGGGCACAACGAGGACCGCACGCTCACGCGTCTCACCACCCTGCCGCCGGTCCGTTGGCTCGGCCGGGTCTCGTACCCGCTCTACCTCTGGCACTGGCCCGTCGCGCTCCTGCTGCCGCGCGCCGTCGACCTGCCGACGCCGGCGCGGGTGGCCGCCACGGTCCTCCTGGCCGGCGTGCTCGCGCACCTGACCACCGTCCTGGTGGAACGACCGGTGACGACCGGGAGGCTCGCCCGCCTCCGTCCGCGCGTAACCTTCACCGTCGTGGCCGCCGGCACCGCCCTGGTGCTGCTCGCCCCGACGGCCGGGTGGGCAGCACTGACGGGGCAGCTCCGCGAGGACAGCGCCCTGGCCGCGGAGCTCAGCACCGACGGCGACCGGTGCTGGGGCGCCGCCGCGATCGCGCCGGGCAGCGGGTGCGCCGTCAGCGGCCTGCCGGGCCGGGGCACGACCCCGTCGACGATGACGGCGGCGTACGACGTCGACCCGACCTGGGACGACTGCGAGGCCGACGCCACCGTGGTGCGCAGCTGCGTCGTCGGTGTGCCGGGCGGTACCCGTGTCGCGCTCGTCGGGGACTCCCACGCCCACCAGTGGTCCTCCGCCCTCATCGCCCTGGCCGAGGAGCGTGGGTGGGAGCTGCACCTCGTCGTGAAGGGCGGGTGCGAGTTCTCGCACGTCGACTGGTCCGACGTGTCGGACGCCGACCGGAGTCGGTGCGGTACCTGGAACCGGGCCGTCGACCGGTCCCTCGCCGCAGAGGCACCGTTCGACCTCGTGTTCACGTCCTCCCGGGCCGACCTGCGGGGGGAGCCGGTGGGCTCGGACCCGGCGAGGAGCGCGCACGAGGGGTACCGGGCCTCCTGGCAGCCCCTCATCGACCGGGGCGCGACCGTCGTCGCGATCCGGGACACCCCGGCCGCCGGCAGCGGGGTGCAGCGCTGCGTCGACGAGCACCCGGACGACATCGGCTCCTGCAGCATCGACACCGAGCGGGCCTTCGCGGCGGAGGACCGGCTGGTGGACGCGGCGCGAGCCACACGGGGGGCCGTCGTCGCCGACCTGACCTCCTCGTTCTGCACCGCGGGGTCCTGCCCGGCGGTGATCGGGAACGTGCTCGTGTACCGGGATTCGCACCACCTGACGCGCACGTACGTCACGACGCTGACCGCAGCGCTGGGGAGTCGGACGGACGTGGCCTTGCGTGACGCAGGCTGA
- a CDS encoding SDR family NAD(P)-dependent oxidoreductase, producing MGSRFRGKVVVITGASSGIGRAAAHEFAKQGATLVLAARGKESLEAAAAECRELGAEAVAIPTDVAVEQQVNDLVGAVTSRFGRIDVFVGNAALFVYGLFDQTPTEAFKRVVDTNLHGHVHAVKALLPHWKQRGEGTYVLVGSIQSLLSAPYQSAYVTSKHAALGLMDVLADEHQGTGIRFGAVLPSTIDTPIYQNGANYTEKASHPLPPTVSVQRAAKAVVAQARHPKRNRYVGRIQASLVSAEFIVPWLFHRITTPAVEVFALRGHQAPTDGNLYAPNDAGNATDGGWVAKRRRVTRPLVWLGLAGLVTLVVRRGRR from the coding sequence ATGGGTTCACGTTTCCGCGGCAAGGTCGTCGTCATCACCGGAGCATCGAGCGGCATCGGCCGGGCTGCTGCGCACGAGTTCGCGAAGCAGGGCGCCACGCTCGTCCTGGCCGCACGCGGGAAGGAGAGCCTCGAGGCCGCCGCCGCCGAGTGCCGGGAGCTCGGAGCCGAGGCCGTGGCGATCCCCACCGACGTCGCCGTCGAGCAGCAGGTGAACGACCTCGTGGGTGCCGTCACCTCCCGTTTCGGCCGCATCGACGTCTTCGTCGGCAACGCCGCACTCTTCGTCTACGGATTGTTCGACCAGACCCCGACCGAGGCCTTCAAGCGCGTCGTCGACACCAACCTCCACGGCCACGTGCACGCGGTCAAGGCGCTCCTGCCGCACTGGAAGCAGCGCGGGGAGGGCACGTACGTCCTCGTCGGCTCGATCCAGTCACTGCTCTCCGCGCCGTACCAGTCGGCCTACGTGACGAGCAAGCACGCCGCGCTCGGCCTCATGGACGTCCTCGCCGACGAGCACCAGGGCACGGGCATCCGCTTCGGCGCGGTCCTGCCCTCCACGATCGACACCCCGATCTACCAGAACGGCGCGAACTACACCGAGAAGGCCTCGCACCCGTTGCCGCCCACCGTGTCGGTGCAGCGGGCCGCGAAGGCCGTCGTCGCCCAGGCCCGACACCCGAAGCGCAACCGGTACGTCGGCCGCATCCAGGCCTCGCTCGTCTCGGCGGAGTTCATCGTGCCGTGGCTCTTCCACCGCATCACCACGCCCGCGGTGGAGGTCTTCGCGCTCCGCGGGCACCAGGCCCCGACGGACGGCAACCTCTACGCGCCGAACGACGCCGGCAACGCCACCGACGGCGGCTGGGTCGCGAAGCGCCGTCGCGTCACCCGGCCGCTCGTCTGGCTCGGTCTGGCTGGTCTCGTCACGCTCGTGGTGCGGCGCGGCCGCCGCTGA
- a CDS encoding HIT domain-containing protein: MTGTESDDCVFCRLIATDDPDTVWIEREPAAVAFRPLPGSELAPGHTLVVPREHAAGLLDASPDALRATTLLAQQVGRAMRAALGATGVVVLSATGADAGQSVAHLHLHVVPCWPDDGVLRWPERRSAHVVDGDAAAMLAEMFE; the protein is encoded by the coding sequence GTGACGGGGACGGAGTCGGACGACTGCGTCTTCTGTCGGCTCATCGCGACGGACGACCCGGACACCGTCTGGATCGAGCGGGAGCCCGCGGCGGTCGCGTTCCGGCCGCTGCCGGGGTCGGAACTCGCGCCGGGGCACACGTTGGTCGTCCCTCGCGAGCACGCCGCGGGCCTCCTGGACGCGTCACCGGACGCGCTGCGGGCGACGACGCTGCTCGCGCAGCAGGTGGGACGGGCGATGCGTGCGGCCCTCGGTGCGACCGGCGTGGTCGTGCTGAGCGCGACCGGAGCGGACGCCGGACAGAGCGTGGCGCACCTGCACCTCCACGTCGTGCCGTGCTGGCCGGACGACGGCGTCCTGCGCTGGCCGGAGCGGCGGTCCGCGCACGTGGTGGACGGGGACGCGGCGGCGATGCTCGCGGAGATGTTCGAGTGA
- a CDS encoding heme-degrading domain-containing protein, with the protein MSDATGAQYRELGTEQKLAVLLAEERELDHDSFDLDDAWAVGSWLRATALERGLGVGFAVSFGEQRVFHAATPGSGAVNDAWLERKFRVVRHFGHSTLAVRTQYEAGGSTFDEAAALDPRQYQAAGGGFPLVVRGSLVGAVGVSGLEMHDDHALVVEALRAHRAGRS; encoded by the coding sequence ATGTCCGACGCCACCGGAGCCCAGTACCGCGAACTCGGGACCGAGCAGAAGCTCGCCGTCCTGCTCGCGGAGGAACGCGAGCTCGACCACGACTCGTTCGACCTCGACGACGCCTGGGCGGTGGGCTCCTGGCTGCGGGCGACCGCCCTGGAGCGCGGGCTCGGCGTGGGGTTCGCGGTGTCCTTCGGCGAACAGCGGGTGTTCCACGCGGCGACCCCCGGCTCCGGCGCGGTGAACGACGCCTGGTTGGAGCGGAAGTTCCGGGTGGTCCGGCACTTCGGCCACTCGACGCTCGCGGTGCGGACGCAGTACGAGGCCGGTGGATCGACCTTCGACGAGGCCGCGGCGCTCGACCCACGGCAGTACCAGGCCGCTGGTGGGGGCTTCCCGCTCGTCGTGCGCGGGTCGCTCGTCGGTGCCGTCGGCGTCAGCGGCCTGGAGATGCACGACGACCACGCCCTCGTGGTGGAGGCACTCCGGGCCCACCGGGCCGGGCGCTCGTGA
- a CDS encoding reverse transcriptase family protein: MVATALADAFLASGGWDADHLTAAGYDVVGLERAYVGLAVRAALETYPRPPVGAPRQLAAVLAGSPPLVRLHDSRRDRRPVRVLLRRAVAVQAVPTVSSRLLVDTLPELARELDVTVGRLLWLADTRGWNRRSGPSGPLHHHHHEWVRRPGRTPRLLEKPMDLLRRTQRTVLDELLVVLPVHDAAHGFVPGRSVVTGAAAHVGQQIVVSADLTSFFASVRARSVYGVFRSAGFAEPLAHVLTGLCTHRVPPHVLTAMPPGGDPDERAALRRVLAESHLPQGSSTSPALANSVLRHLDARLAGWAASVGAAYTRYADDLTFSGGAQLARRPDAFLRGVQRIVTDQGYRLNARKTRVRRAGVRQSVTGVVVNERTAPGRREVDRLHAVLHNCVVHGPASQDRGGHADFRAHLLGRIGWVAQVHPARAVRLREEFARIIW; the protein is encoded by the coding sequence GTGGTCGCCACCGCCCTGGCCGACGCGTTCCTCGCCTCCGGCGGGTGGGACGCCGACCACCTGACCGCCGCTGGGTACGACGTCGTCGGCCTGGAGCGTGCGTACGTGGGACTCGCGGTCCGGGCTGCTCTCGAGACGTACCCACGGCCTCCCGTCGGTGCTCCTCGCCAGCTGGCCGCCGTCTTGGCCGGGTCTCCACCGCTGGTGCGCCTGCACGACTCACGGCGCGACCGCCGACCCGTCCGGGTGCTCCTCCGTCGCGCCGTCGCGGTGCAGGCGGTCCCGACCGTGTCGAGTCGTCTCCTCGTCGACACCCTGCCCGAGCTCGCGCGCGAACTCGACGTGACCGTCGGTCGGCTGCTCTGGCTCGCCGACACCCGCGGGTGGAACCGTCGATCGGGTCCCTCGGGTCCGCTGCACCACCACCACCACGAGTGGGTGCGTCGACCCGGACGGACCCCGCGGCTGCTGGAGAAGCCGATGGACCTGCTCCGTCGGACTCAGCGCACCGTGCTCGACGAGCTGCTCGTGGTCCTGCCGGTGCACGACGCGGCACACGGCTTCGTCCCCGGACGCAGCGTCGTCACGGGTGCTGCCGCGCACGTCGGGCAGCAGATCGTGGTGTCGGCGGACCTCACCTCGTTCTTCGCGAGTGTGCGGGCACGGTCGGTGTACGGGGTGTTCCGGAGCGCCGGGTTCGCCGAACCGCTCGCGCACGTCCTCACCGGACTCTGCACGCACCGGGTGCCGCCGCACGTCCTCACCGCGATGCCACCCGGGGGCGACCCGGACGAGCGGGCAGCGCTCCGTCGGGTGCTCGCCGAGTCGCACCTGCCGCAGGGGTCGTCGACCTCGCCGGCACTGGCGAACAGCGTGCTGCGACACCTCGATGCCCGACTCGCCGGCTGGGCGGCATCGGTCGGTGCTGCGTACACGCGGTACGCCGACGACCTGACGTTCAGCGGCGGTGCTCAGCTGGCGCGACGACCGGACGCGTTCCTCCGCGGTGTGCAGCGGATCGTCACGGACCAGGGGTACCGACTGAACGCGCGGAAGACCCGGGTCCGCCGCGCCGGCGTCCGTCAGTCCGTGACCGGCGTCGTCGTCAACGAGCGGACGGCACCCGGGCGCCGCGAGGTCGACCGGCTGCACGCGGTCCTGCACAACTGCGTCGTGCACGGGCCGGCGTCGCAGGACCGCGGCGGGCACGCGGACTT